In one Brassica oleracea var. oleracea cultivar TO1000 chromosome C9, BOL, whole genome shotgun sequence genomic region, the following are encoded:
- the LOC106316046 gene encoding protein TPX2 isoform X2: MMEVIERDMETETETDTDEDMETDEPMVFEVTEIDLEYEFDAVRWCDFTREESPLESRVAELWFETAQSYPPSPFAIKLLMMREEVSDEKTEPLSKSEDVRESDIDISQDQHCLATDVNETANEMKSGVFNFIQRGGELKNVPNESLLKGPTISNHVHKDKVKCRTKSSTRQIPRGSTLMKPTASQLAKLDNSRLRMQVDKTKEKGLFSSSGSEAQASKRQKLDGGLLRKIAEKTQEMNFVHKAVKKDRTLERNLQHGRTKTTIPQEPDFATSHRANRIRQKDDAKLDQEATSVYRFKARPFNRKIFEAPSLPIRKKSTPKLPEFQEFHLKTSERAMQHSSAVSTGNNYHKGSYKPDTKAFLDGVNREPRRPRAADIAKDNDRKHIFKARPLDNKIVSSRRDIGIFRKSKRETAVSLTQTREFSFRSQKKVQQDLPTDLFSKLSIKPELQPNNGSRLRSPQPEQGSKENRLNSFQAGNERTRTVQRWYMDH; this comes from the exons ATGATGGAGGTTATAGAAAGAGATATGGAGACGGAGACAGAGACGGATACGGATGAAGATATGGAGACAGATGAGCCAATGGTGTTCGAAGTAACTGAAATCGATCTGGAGTATGAGTTTGATGCTGTTCGCTGGTGCGATTTCACTCGAGAGGAGTCTCCGTTGGAGTCTCGTGTTGCCGAACTCTGGTTCGAAACCGCTCAGTCTTACCCACCGTCTC CTTTTGCAATAAAACTGTTAATGATGAGAGAGGAGGTTTCTGATGAAAAGACCGAGCCTTTGTCAAAATCAGAAGATGTCCGGGAGAGCGACATAGATATCTCCCAGGACCAGCATTGTCTAGCCACAGATGTGAATGAAACAG CAAATGAAATGAAGTCTGGAGTTTTTAACTTCATTCAAAGGGGTGGTGAATTGAAGAATGTTCCAAATGAGTCTTTGCTTAAAG GACCAACGATTAGCAATCACGTACACAAAGATAAAGTAAAATGCAGAACGAAGTCAAGTACTAGGCAGATACCAAGAGGTTCAACACTGATGAAGCCCACTGCTAGCCAATTGGCAAAACTAGATAATTCTAG ACTCCGTATGCAAGTGGATAAAACTAAGGAGAAAGGCTTGTTTTCTTCATCTGGATCTGAAGCACAGGCTTCTAAAAGACAGAAGCTCGATGGAGGTCTACTTCGCAAG ATTGCTGAAAAGACACAGGAGATGAATTTTGTCCACAAGGCAGTCAAGAAG GACAGAACTCTTGAGAGGAACTTACAACATGGCAGGACAAAGACTACTATCCCACAGGAGCCTGATTTTGCAACATCACATAGAGCAAATAGAATACG GCAAAAGGACGATGCTAAGTTGGACCAGGAGGCAACATCAGTATATAGATTCAAAGCACGCCCTTTCAACCGAAAA ATCTTTGAGGCTCCATCGTTGCCTATTCGGAAGAAGAGCACTCCTAAACTACCAGAATTTCAA GAATTTCACTTGAAGACCTCAGAAAGAGCTATGCAACATTCATCAGCAGTATCAACGGGGAATAATTATCATAAG GGGTCGTATAAGCCTGATACGAAAGCTTTTCTTGATGGTGTTAACAGGGAACCAAGAAG ACCCAGAGCTGCTGATATAGCTAAAGATAATGACAGAAAACACATTTTCAAAGCTCGTCCTCTTGACAATAAG ATAGTTTCAAGTAGACGAGACATTGGCATTTTCAGAAAAAGCAAGCGAGAAACCGCAGTTTCCTTG ACACAAACTCGGGAGTTTAGTTTTCGCTCACAAAAAAAGGTTCAACAAGATTTGCCAACAGACCTTTTCAGTAAG CTCTCTATAAAACCGGAGCTCCAGCCAAATAATGGATCTCGGTTAAGATCCCCTCAGCCTGAACAA GGCTCCAAGGAAAATAGACTGAACTCCTTTCAAGCAGGGAATGAA
- the LOC106316046 gene encoding protein TPX2 isoform X1, which yields MMEVIERDMETETETDTDEDMETDEPMVFEVTEIDLEYEFDAVRWCDFTREESPLESRVAELWFETAQSYPPSPFAIKLLMMREEVSDEKTEPLSKSEDVRESDIDISQDQHCLATDVNETANEMKSGVFNFIQRGGELKNVPNESLLKGPTISNHVHKDKVKCRTKSSTRQIPRGSTLMKPTASQLAKLDNSRLRMQVDKTKEKGLFSSSGSEAQASKRQKLDGGLLRKIAEKTQEMNFVHKAVKKDRTLERNLQHGRTKTTIPQEPDFATSHRANRIRQKDDAKLDQEATSVYRFKARPFNRKIFEAPSLPIRKKSTPKLPEFQEFHLKTSERAMQHSSAVSTGNNYHKGSYKPDTKAFLDGVNREPRRPRAADIAKDNDRKHIFKARPLDNKIVSSRRDIGIFRKSKRETAVSLTQTREFSFRSQKKVQQDLPTDLFSKLSIKPELQPNNGSRLRSPQPEQVKGSKENRLNSFQAGNERTRTVQRWYMDH from the exons ATGATGGAGGTTATAGAAAGAGATATGGAGACGGAGACAGAGACGGATACGGATGAAGATATGGAGACAGATGAGCCAATGGTGTTCGAAGTAACTGAAATCGATCTGGAGTATGAGTTTGATGCTGTTCGCTGGTGCGATTTCACTCGAGAGGAGTCTCCGTTGGAGTCTCGTGTTGCCGAACTCTGGTTCGAAACCGCTCAGTCTTACCCACCGTCTC CTTTTGCAATAAAACTGTTAATGATGAGAGAGGAGGTTTCTGATGAAAAGACCGAGCCTTTGTCAAAATCAGAAGATGTCCGGGAGAGCGACATAGATATCTCCCAGGACCAGCATTGTCTAGCCACAGATGTGAATGAAACAG CAAATGAAATGAAGTCTGGAGTTTTTAACTTCATTCAAAGGGGTGGTGAATTGAAGAATGTTCCAAATGAGTCTTTGCTTAAAG GACCAACGATTAGCAATCACGTACACAAAGATAAAGTAAAATGCAGAACGAAGTCAAGTACTAGGCAGATACCAAGAGGTTCAACACTGATGAAGCCCACTGCTAGCCAATTGGCAAAACTAGATAATTCTAG ACTCCGTATGCAAGTGGATAAAACTAAGGAGAAAGGCTTGTTTTCTTCATCTGGATCTGAAGCACAGGCTTCTAAAAGACAGAAGCTCGATGGAGGTCTACTTCGCAAG ATTGCTGAAAAGACACAGGAGATGAATTTTGTCCACAAGGCAGTCAAGAAG GACAGAACTCTTGAGAGGAACTTACAACATGGCAGGACAAAGACTACTATCCCACAGGAGCCTGATTTTGCAACATCACATAGAGCAAATAGAATACG GCAAAAGGACGATGCTAAGTTGGACCAGGAGGCAACATCAGTATATAGATTCAAAGCACGCCCTTTCAACCGAAAA ATCTTTGAGGCTCCATCGTTGCCTATTCGGAAGAAGAGCACTCCTAAACTACCAGAATTTCAA GAATTTCACTTGAAGACCTCAGAAAGAGCTATGCAACATTCATCAGCAGTATCAACGGGGAATAATTATCATAAG GGGTCGTATAAGCCTGATACGAAAGCTTTTCTTGATGGTGTTAACAGGGAACCAAGAAG ACCCAGAGCTGCTGATATAGCTAAAGATAATGACAGAAAACACATTTTCAAAGCTCGTCCTCTTGACAATAAG ATAGTTTCAAGTAGACGAGACATTGGCATTTTCAGAAAAAGCAAGCGAGAAACCGCAGTTTCCTTG ACACAAACTCGGGAGTTTAGTTTTCGCTCACAAAAAAAGGTTCAACAAGATTTGCCAACAGACCTTTTCAGTAAG CTCTCTATAAAACCGGAGCTCCAGCCAAATAATGGATCTCGGTTAAGATCCCCTCAGCCTGAACAAGTAAAG GGCTCCAAGGAAAATAGACTGAACTCCTTTCAAGCAGGGAATGAA
- the LOC106319465 gene encoding TVP38/TMEM64 family membrane protein slr0305 yields MEQASSKGYNTTSNVKGRKKKMTYREEDDAVPELYLRVEEDGVEKLGHYIKFIEELEREAEQGEEQDSSPSSSSSCGGKRSLWFWIKLALLLAFLSGLALAAYKWLVPLIMDKELIPIIKWETRTFTHPVLGLLVFATVALLPVILFPSLPSMWVGGITFGFGYGLLLTYPAIAIGVSLPYFISYLFCDKIQGWLERYPDQAAMLRAAGGGTWFHQFRAVTLIRISPFPYVVYNYCAVATGVKYGPYMAGSLLGMVPENFVAIYTGTLIRKLADASTEEEKGMSVLQIVLNILGFVATVLTTVLIMKYAKRQLEAMRKEEEALLLQ; encoded by the exons ATGGAACAAGCGTCAAGCAAAGGATACAATACAACAAGCAACGTAAAAGGGAGGAAGAAGAAGATGACTTATCGCGAGGAAGACGATGCAGTTCCTGAACTGTATCTGAGAGTTGAAGAAGATGGAGTTGAGAAATTAGGTCACTATATTAAATTTATTGAAGAATTAGAGAGAGAAGCAGAGCAGGGAGAGGAACAAGATTCATCACCTTCTTCATCTTCTTCTTGTGGAGGGAAAAGATCTCTTTGGTTCTGGATCAAGCTTGCTCTTCTGCTCGCCTTTCTATCTGGTTTGGCTCTCGCTGCTTACAAATGGCTCGTTCCTTTAATCATGGACAAG GAGCTTATCCCTATCATAAAATGGGAGACGAGGACATTCACACACCCTGTGTTAGGTCTCCTTGTGTTCGCAACCGTGGCACTACTCCCTGTAATACTTTTTCCGTCACTGCCGTCAATGTGGGTGGGTGGGATTACATTTGGTTTTGGATATGGCCTTCTCCTCACTTACCCAGCTATAGCTATCGGTGTATCTCTTCCTTACTTCATCAGCTATCTCTTCTGCGACAAAATCCAA GGTTGGTTAGAAAGATATCCGGACCAAGCTGCCATGCTGAGAGCTGCTGGTGGAGGCACTTGGTTTCACCAGTTTCGAGCAGTTACGTTAATCCGGATTTCACCATTCCCTTACGTTGTTTATAACTATTGCGCTGTTGCGACTGGTGTGAAGTACGGTCCTTACATGGCTGGTTCTCTCTTGGGAATGGTGCCAGAGAACTTTGTAGCTATTTATAC AGGGACTCTTATAAGGAAATTGGCAGATGCATCCACTGAGGAAGAAAAGGGGATGTCGGTTCTTCAGATTGTTCTCAACATTCTTGGGTTTGTAGCTACTGTGTTGACAACGGTTCTGATCATGAAGTATGCGAAAAGACAGCTTGAAGCTATGAGAAAGGAAGAGGAAGCTTTGTTGTTGCAGTAG
- the LOC106318705 gene encoding disease resistance protein RPS4: MLQMEMEKPDKLNRSVSPMESLPSSSAELDVFLSFRGFDTRNNFTGHLQKALRLRGIDSFIDDKLRRGDDLTALFDRIEHSKIAIIVFSKNYSNSAWCLRELVKILECRDRNQQLVIPIFYKVDKSELKNVPKKSFTEVKEEETSTWEAALTTASNISGYVVNEFSTSEAKLVDEIAVDTFKKLNDLAPIGNEGLVGVDSRLGTLEKLLCCDEVDSVHVIGIIGMGGIGKTTLADCLYGRMRGQFDGSCFLTNIRENSSRSGLESLLQKLFSTLLNDRDLEIGAPGNAHERFERRLKSKRLLIVLDDVNDEKQIRYLMGHSKWYQGGSRIIITTRDSKLVEAVKGRKYVLPKLNDREALKLFCLNAFNDSCPLKEFQSLTNMVLDYAKGHPLALKVLGSDLCERDNQYWEDKLDRLTSKSHGDIYEVLETSYEELSIEQKNVFLDIACFFRSEKVDYVKSLLNSHGVDVSSVIEDLLDKCLITLSDDRIEMHDMLQTMGKEISLKAETIAIRNSRWLSPHGTPFQSHIRLWDSDYICYLLTKGLGTDMIRGIFLDTSKQGAMRLSAKAFKGMCNLKYLKIYDSRCSRGCEVDCKIILRKGLDFLSDELTYLHWYGCPLQSLLLNFDPKNLVDLKLPYSELEDIWDQDKDAGMLKWVDLSHSLRLSRCSGLANAQNLERLNLEGCTSLKKLPSSMKCLVKLIYLNLRECTSLKNLPKGLKTQSLETLILSGCSSFRKFPMISENVEVLLLDGTAIKSLPESIESLRKLALLNLKNCKKLKHLSSDLYELKCLQELTLSGCSQLEVFPEIKEAMESLEILLLDDTAITEMPNIKHLRNIKTFSLCGTNSQVSVSMFFLPPPLGCSQLTDLYLSRCGLDKLPDDISGLSLLQSLCLSGNNIETLPERFNQLHNLKWFDLKYCKMLKSLPTLPQNLQYLDAHECESLETLANPLTPLTVGERIHSMFIFTNCQKLNQDAQECLVGHARVKSQLMANASVKRYYRGFIPEPLVGICYPANEIPSWFCHQRLGHSLEIPLPPHWCDTNFVGLALSVVVSFKDYEDRAKRFSVKCSGKFDNQDGSFTGFDFTLAGWNEPCGSLSHEPRKLTSDHVFMGYNSCFHVKKLHGESSSCCYTKASFEFYATDDERKKKLETCEVVKCGMSLVYFPDDDTCMLLKKPNLVQLSTKTKPSCSYGLDDVRLKRGRCQVGGGDEEADCKRTKEKILV; encoded by the exons ATGTTACAGATGGAGATGGAGAAACCAGACAAATTGAATCGAAGCGTCTCTCCAATGGAGTCTCTTCCTTCTTCCTCTGCAGAGCTCGACGTGTTTCTCAGTTTCAGAGGCTTTGACACACGCAACAACTTCACCGGCCATCTCCAAAAAGCCCTCCGCCTTAGAGGAATAGACTCCTTCATCGACGACAAACTCCGCCGAGGAGACGACCTCACTGCTCTTTTCGACAGAATTGAGCATTCAAAGATTGCCATCATAGTCTTCTCCAAGAACTACTCGAACTCCGCGTGGTGCCTCCGAGAGCTTGTTAAGATCCTAGAGTGCAGGGACAGAAACCAGCAGCTGGTGATACCAATCTTCTACAAAGTAGACAAGTCCGAATTAAAGAATGTTCCAAAGAAGAGTTTTACTGAAGTTAAGGAGGAAGAGACTTCAACGTGGGAAGCTGCACTGACCACAGCATCCAACATCTCCGGCTATGTAGTCAATGAGTTCAG TACGTCTGAAGCCAAACTTGTGGACGAGATTGCTGTTGACACATTCAAGAAACTGAATGATTTGGCCCCCATTGGCAACGAAGGTCTGGTGGGAGTAGACTCACGTCTAGGGACTCTAGAAAAGCTTTTATGTTGCGATGAGGTGGACTCTGTTCATGTCATTGGCATTATTGGGATGGGCGGAATTGGTAAAACTACTCTTGCTGATTGCTTGTATGGACGAATGCGAGGCCAGTTCGACGGTAGCTGCTTTCTTACAAACATCCGTGAAAACTCGAGTAGAAGCGGGTTAGAGTCTTTGCTGCAGAAACTCTTCTCCACGTTACTGAATGATAGAGATCTAGAGATCGGAGCTCCTGGAAATGCACATGAGAGGTTTGAGCGTCGGCTTAAGAGCAAGAGGCTGCTTATTGTGCTTGATGATGTGAACGATGAGAAGCAGATAAGGTATCTAATGGGGCACTCCAAATGGTATCAGGGAGGAAGTAGAATCATCATAACTACTAGAGATAGTAAACTAGTCGAGGCGGTCAAGGGTCGAAAATATGTGCTCCCTAAACTGAATGATAGAGAAGCCCTGAAGCTCTTTTGCTTGAATGCATTTAACGACTCTTGCCCTTTAAAAGAGTTTCAAAGTTTGACAAATATGGTTCTGGATTATGCTAAGGGACACCCTTTGGCGCTTAAGGTGTTAGGGTCTGATCTTTGTGAGAGGGATAATCAGTACTGGGAAGATAAATTGGATAGGCTGACAAGTAAATCACATGGAGATATCTATGAAGTTCTGGAAACAAGCTATGAGGAGCTTAGCATTGAGCAGAAGAATGTTTTTCTGGATATTGCATGTTTCTTCAGATCAGAGAAAGTGGACTACGTGAAAAGCCTCCTCAACAGTCATGGTGTGGATGTGTCTAGCGTGATAGAGGATCTACTTGACAAATGTTTGATTACTCTTTCTGATGATCGCATCGAGATGCATGACATGTTGCAGACTATGGGCAAAGAGATTAGCTTAAAAGCAGAAACCATCGCAATAAGAAACTCTAGGTGGCTATCACCACATGGCACCCCGTTTCAGTCGCATATCAGACTATGGGATAGTGACTATATTTGTTACCTTCTAACTAAGGGCTTG GGAACTGACATGATAAGAGGAATTTTCCTGGACACATCAAAACAAGGAGCAATGCGGCTAAGCGCCAAAGCTTTCAAAGGGATGTGCAATCTCAAGTACCTGAAAATTTATGATTCTCGTTGCTCACGTGGATGTGAAGTGGATTGTAAAATTATCCTACGTAAGGGGCTTGATTTCCTTTCTGATGAGCTTACATATCTACACTGGTATGGATGCCCACTACAGAGTCTCCTTCTGAACTTTGACCCCAAGAACCTTGTAGACCTTAAGCTTCCATATAGTGAGTTAGAAGACATTTGGGACCAAGACAAG GATGCTGGAATGCTCAAATGGGTGGATCTCAGTCACTCGTTGAGATTAAGCCGATGTTCAGGTTTGGCTAATGCTCAAAATCTTGAGAGGTTGAATCTAGAAGGATGTACAAGTTTGAAGAAGTTGCCATCATCCATGAAATGTTTGGTGAAGCTTATTTACCTAAATCTCAGGGAGTGCACAAGTCTCAAGAATCTTCCAAAAGGACTCAAAACTCAATCCTTGGAAACTCTTATTCTCAGTGGCTGCTCCAGTTTCAGGAAATTCCCAATGATCTCAGAAAATGTTGAAGTTTTACTTTTAGATGGCACAGCAATAAAGAGTCTTCCTGAATCCATTGAAAGCTTGAGAAAACTTGCTTTGCTGAATTTGAAAAACTGCAAAAAGCTGAAGCATCTTTCTTCTGATCTTTATGAGCTGAAATGTCTCCAAGAGCTAACACTCTCAGGATGCTCACAGCTAGAAGTTTTTCCGGAAATCAAGGAAGCCATGGAATCTTTGGAGATTTTACTTCTGGATGATACAGCCATCACTGAGATGCCAAACATCAAGCATCTAAGAAATATCAAGACATTTTCTTTGTGTGGAACAAACAGTCAAGTTTCTGTTAGTATGTTCTTCTTGCCACCTCCATTGGGCTGCTCTCAGTTAACGGATCTTTACCTCTCACGATGCGGTCTGGACAAACTACCAGATGATATAAGTGGCCTATCCTTGTTGCAGTCTTTATGCTTAAGCGGAAACAACATTGAGACTCTGCCAGAGAGATTCAACCAGCTTCATAATCTGAAATGGTTTGATCTTAAGTATTGCAAAATGCTCAAGTCTCTACCTACCCTTCCACAAAACCTTCAATATCTGGATGCTCATGAGTGTGAGTCACTTGAAACTCTGGCAAATCCATTGACTCCTTTGACAGTAGGAGAGAGGATACATTCTATGTTCATCTTTACCAACTGTCAGAAGCTGAACCAAGATGCTCAAGAGTGTCTGGTAGGTCATGCTCGGGTCAAGAGTCAGTTGATGGCTAATGCTTCTGTGAAACGTTATTACCGG GGATTTATACCAGAACCTCTGGTTGGAATCTGTTACCCGGCGAATGAAATACCAAGCTGGTTCTGCCACCAAAGACTAGGACATTCACTAGAAATCCCATTGCCTCCTCATTGGTGTGACACTAACTTTGTTGGACTTGCCTTATCTGTAGTTGTCTCATTCAAAGACTATGAAGACCGTGCTAAGCGTTTCTCGGTTAAGTGCTCCGGCAAATTCGATAACCAAGATGGTTCCTTCACAGGATTTGACTTTACGCTGGCCGGCTGGAACGAACCCTGTGGATCGCTTAGCCATGAACCAAGAAAGCTTACTTCTGACCATGTTTTTATGGGATACAACAGTTGCTTCCACGTCAAGAAACTCCATGGAGAGAGTAGCAGCTGCTGTTACACAAAGGCTTCTTTCGAATTCTATGCAACGGATGATGAAAGGAAGAAGAAGCTCGAGACTTGTGAGGTGGTCAAATGTGGGATGAGTTTAGTGTATTTTCCTGATGATGATACTTGTATGTTGTTGAAGAAGCCGAATCTGGTTCAGTTGAGTACGAAGACCAAACCAAGCTGTTCCTACGGTCTTGATGATGTCAGACTCAAGAGAGGACGATGCCAGGTTGGTGGTGGTGATGAAGAAGCAGATTGTAAGAGAACGAAAGAGAAGATTTTGGTGTGA